One genomic region from Vanacampus margaritifer isolate UIUO_Vmar chromosome 2, RoL_Vmar_1.0, whole genome shotgun sequence encodes:
- the c1ql3b gene encoding complement C1q-like protein 3b, producing MIATGVCGVALVLVLVVLIPAMVNSAGTPARYEMLGACQMVCDPHGTTAASASTAPAKAAGEPVKDNRLVQSLPTFIQGPQGEPGRAGRTGPRGPAGEPGPPGPAGPPGERGAPGAAGAPGLSGPTGAISAATYNTVPKIAFYAGLKKQHEGYEVLKFDDVVTNLGNHYDPATGKFTCSIPGIYYFTYHVLMRGGDGTSMWADLCKNNQVRASAIAQDADQNYDYASNSVVLHLEPGDEIYIKLDGGKAHGGNNNKYSTFSGFMLYAD from the exons ATGATCGCCACCGGCGTGTGCGGCGTGGCGCTGGTCCTGGTTCTGGTGGTGCTCATCCCGGCCATGGTCAACTCCGCCGGAACCCCCGCCCGCTACGAGATGCTCGGCGCCTGCCAAATGGTGTGCGACCCCCACGGGACCACCGCCGCATCCGCCTCTACGGCGCCGGCGAAAGCGGCCGGCGAGCCGGTCAAAGACAACCGGCTGGTGCAGTCGCTGCCCACCTTCATCCAGGGTCCGCAGGGCGAGCCGGGACGCGCGGGGAGGACGGGTCCCAGGGGCCCCGCGGGCGAGCCGGGCCCGCCCGGACCCGCCGGCCCACCCGGGGAACGAGGGGCGCCCGGTGCCGCGGGTGCGCCGGGTTTGAGCGGACCCACCGGGGCCATCAGCGCGGCCACGTACAACACGGTGCCAAAGATCGCCTTCTATGCGGGACTCAAGAAGCAGCACGAGGGCTACGAGGTGCTCAAGTTCGACGACGTGGTCACCAACCTGGGCAACCACTACGACCCCGCCACCGGCAAGTTCACCTGCTCCATCCCGGGGATTTACTACTTCACGTACCACGTGCTGATGCGAGGCGGCGACGGGACCAGCATGTGGGCCGACCTCTGCAAGAACAACCAG GTGCGCGCCAGCGCCATCGCGCAGGACGCCGACCAGAACTACGACTACGCCAGCAACAGCGTGGTTCTGCACCTGGAACCCGGCGACGAGATCTACATCAAGCTGGACGGCGGCAAGGCGCACGgcggcaacaacaacaagtaCAGCACCTTCTCGGGATTCATGCTGTACGCCGactga